One part of the Moraxella sp. FZFQ2102 genome encodes these proteins:
- the csy1 gene encoding type I-F CRISPR-associated protein Csy1 produces the protein MITNDLAKTAVSRFLQHQIDSKSEKLQKQLAVATENGDKATIADLNSQIQEIEQKFEKTAWLDLAVHSMAKQLKFGTHISKGIHPDAKGDNVNFIATAQRPHTLIGTHSLANPALDANGNAAALPLASFFDFDVADGVKVRDLILADNAEFIASLSDNTDTASEYHAHFKQILQNNMENPTTHERNKQLLWYTSGDTADGLDALQYMTIIPLYPSALTYEVYLKINQLRYSDDNKKALENRFKPNAEHTPYVSMPNLATVQLGGSKPQNISQLMSRQGGRNYLLPSLPPKIRQSREFALSKFSENFFDSKTLKYHVQDDFKYVIEVVQDIRNNIDVRDKRKDAIDRILHTIFAIAHELQDRPAGWSKEYALSLPQKFWLDPYRSELDGEEEFAQEKAKNEWQKVILDDFASWFNHELRTTFKELKFDFADAEYIEWKREIDDMQKFYGRAGKGVFL, from the coding sequence ATGATAACAAACGACCTTGCCAAAACCGCAGTCAGCCGATTTTTGCAACATCAAATTGACAGCAAGTCAGAAAAATTGCAAAAACAGCTTGCAGTAGCAACAGAAAATGGCGATAAAGCCACGATTGCCGATTTAAACAGTCAAATTCAAGAGATTGAGCAAAAATTTGAAAAAACTGCTTGGCTTGATTTGGCGGTGCATAGCATGGCAAAACAGCTCAAATTTGGCACACACATTTCCAAAGGCATACACCCCGATGCTAAAGGCGACAATGTCAATTTTATCGCCACCGCCCAACGCCCACACACTTTAATTGGTACGCACAGTCTTGCCAATCCTGCATTAGATGCCAATGGGAATGCGGCGGCGTTGCCATTGGCTTCATTTTTTGATTTTGATGTGGCGGACGGTGTTAAAGTGCGTGATTTGATTTTGGCGGATAATGCTGAATTTATTGCGTCTTTGTCTGATAATACAGATACCGCAAGCGAATATCACGCACATTTTAAGCAAATTTTGCAAAATAACATGGAAAATCCAACCACGCATGAACGCAATAAACAGTTGCTTTGGTATACGAGTGGCGACACGGCGGACGGCTTGGACGCACTTCAATATATGACGATTATTCCGCTTTATCCGTCAGCATTAACTTATGAAGTTTATCTAAAAATTAATCAATTAAGATATTCTGATGACAATAAAAAGGCTTTGGAAAATCGCTTTAAACCCAACGCAGAACATACGCCTTATGTGAGTATGCCCAATTTGGCAACTGTGCAATTAGGCGGCTCAAAACCGCAAAATATCAGCCAACTGATGAGCAGACAAGGCGGACGCAATTATTTATTGCCATCACTACCGCCCAAAATTCGCCAAAGTCGTGAATTTGCGTTATCTAAATTTAGCGAAAACTTTTTTGATAGCAAAACTTTAAAATATCATGTTCAAGATGATTTTAAGTATGTCATTGAAGTAGTTCAAGATATTAGAAATAATATTGATGTGCGAGACAAGCGCAAAGACGCGATAGACCGCATTTTGCATACTATTTTTGCCATCGCCCATGAATTGCAAGACAGACCAGCAGGTTGGTCAAAAGAATATGCTTTATCTTTACCGCAAAAATTTTGGCTTGACCCTTATCGTAGCGAACTGGACGGCGAAGAAGAATTTGCCCAAGAAAAAGCCAAAAACGAATGGCAAAAAGTGATTTTAGATGATTTTGCGTCATGGTTTAATCATGAATTGCGTACGACTTTTAAAGAACTTAAATTTGATTTTGCCGATGCCGAGTACATTGAATGGAAACGAGAAATTGACGATATGCAGAAATTTTATGGGCGTGCAGGCAAAGGGGTATTTTTATGA
- the csy2 gene encoding type I-F CRISPR-associated protein Csy2: MSKRVVGYALLHKVVINNANAISSPITFGFPAGTGFTGAIHALSRTMMADERFANLSLGGVLLACFDCTPKIYRESPYRDYTFNQTRNPLKKDGSTASIVEEGKCNLVMSFVIEVLADDLLSQELSQSLCQFLSQAIFRQRVAGGSVMGIGKRGVQYISSVHKDEIIALLMPAFVLMDASDEFGQLIDNAKSKNPSVTSLDVLLDVCTLHHIPELDKDGNTKWHTESIKTGHGWLVPMPIGYQAISEIFQAGKMANVRNLEYPSQYVEAIYGLGKWVYPHHLKDNIDTAFWRQAYDETGLYFITQANLDKQQNTLSWQFLK; encoded by the coding sequence ATGAGCAAGCGAGTTGTCGGTTATGCGTTATTGCACAAAGTGGTCATCAATAATGCCAATGCTATTTCTAGCCCCATTACTTTTGGCTTTCCTGCGGGTACGGGGTTTACAGGGGCGATTCACGCTTTATCACGCACCATGATGGCAGATGAGCGATTTGCCAATTTATCTTTGGGCGGTGTGTTGCTCGCGTGTTTTGATTGCACACCCAAAATTTATCGTGAAAGCCCATATCGTGATTACACTTTTAATCAAACACGCAATCCACTCAAAAAAGATGGCAGTACCGCTTCTATTGTAGAAGAAGGTAAATGCAACTTGGTTATGAGTTTTGTCATTGAAGTGTTAGCAGACGATTTACTTTCGCAAGAATTAAGCCAATCATTATGCCAATTTTTATCGCAAGCGATTTTCAGACAGCGTGTGGCAGGCGGAAGTGTGATGGGAATAGGCAAACGGGGCGTGCAATATATTAGCTCGGTACACAAAGATGAAATCATTGCTTTGCTCATGCCTGCGTTTGTACTCATGGACGCAAGCGATGAATTTGGTCAATTGATTGACAACGCCAAAAGCAAAAATCCAAGCGTAACATCGCTTGATGTGTTGCTTGATGTGTGTACATTGCACCATATTCCAGAGTTGGACAAAGATGGCAATACCAAATGGCATACCGAATCCATCAAAACAGGGCATGGTTGGCTGGTGCCTATGCCGATAGGTTATCAGGCAATTAGCGAAATTTTTCAGGCAGGCAAAATGGCAAATGTACGCAATCTGGAATATCCAAGCCAATATGTAGAAGCGATTTATGGCTTGGGCAAATGGGTCTATCCACATCATTTAAAAGACAACATTGACACCGCTTTTTGGCGACAAGCATATGACGAAACAGGCTTGTATTTCATTACCCAAGCGAATTTAGACAAACAGCAAAACACCCTTTCTTGGCAATTTTTAAAATAA
- the csy3 gene encoding type I-F CRISPR-associated protein Csy3 — translation MSKLTTASVLAFERNLDISDGFMAQKNSQDDNSPVVPVRIQEKSIRGTISNRLKNAITNDPAKLDAEIEKANLQKVDSASLLEENDTLVVSWTCKVLPFDGKPNVCNKQDYQAKLLGVVQGYLQEHGVKTLAHRYATNIANARWLWRNRVGAEKITVSVTCKLADKEQTLTFNAKDILVRNFETNNDDLATLANWIEQGLTNQAFIILNIKAEAIVGFGQEVYPSQELILDTGKTKSKELYKINDKAGMHSQKIGNAIRTIDDWYPNAEFPIAVEPYGAVTTMGTAFRQPKQKQDFYTLFDNWVLKDEKPSVENQHYVMAVLIRGGVFGASGKE, via the coding sequence ATGAGCAAATTAACCACCGCCAGCGTTTTGGCATTTGAACGCAATTTGGACATTTCTGATGGCTTTATGGCACAAAAAAATAGCCAAGATGATAACAGCCCAGTTGTGCCTGTGCGTATTCAAGAAAAATCCATTCGTGGCACGATTAGCAATCGTTTGAAAAATGCCATCACCAATGACCCTGCCAAATTGGACGCTGAAATTGAAAAAGCCAATTTGCAAAAAGTGGATTCTGCGTCTTTGTTGGAAGAAAATGATACGCTCGTTGTGTCGTGGACTTGTAAAGTATTACCCTTTGATGGCAAGCCCAATGTGTGCAATAAGCAAGATTATCAAGCCAAATTATTGGGAGTGGTGCAAGGTTATCTGCAAGAACATGGCGTAAAGACATTGGCACATCGCTATGCAACCAATATCGCCAATGCTCGTTGGTTGTGGCGTAACCGTGTCGGCGCAGAAAAAATCACGGTTAGCGTAACATGCAAATTAGCCGACAAAGAGCAAACTTTAACCTTTAATGCAAAGGATATTTTGGTACGCAATTTTGAAACAAATAATGATGATTTGGCGACTTTGGCAAATTGGATTGAACAAGGTCTGACCAATCAAGCCTTTATTATTTTGAATATTAAAGCAGAAGCGATTGTGGGCTTTGGTCAAGAAGTCTATCCATCACAAGAATTGATTTTGGATACAGGCAAAACCAAAAGCAAAGAATTGTATAAAATCAATGACAAAGCAGGTATGCACTCGCAAAAAATCGGCAATGCCATTCGCACGATTGATGATTGGTATCCGAATGCTGAATTTCCGATTGCGGTTGAGCCGTATGGTGCAGTTACAACAATGGGAACAGCATTTCGCCAGCCCAAACAAAAGCAGGATTTCTACACGCTTTTTGATAATTGGGTATTAAAAGATGAAAAACCAAGCGTTGAAAATCAGCATTATGTGATGGCGGTTTTGATTCGTGGCGGTGTATTTGGAGCGAGTGGGAAGGAATAA
- the cas6f gene encoding type I-F CRISPR-associated endoribonuclease Cas6/Csy4: MKFYQEMTLLPDSEISPYFLWTKVYTQLHIAIADVKNTHGVHAIGVSFPNYRYSNDNGKISGTLGRKLRVFAQSEDELVKLDLSKQLERLTDYVHIISIKPVPIDKITGYAQYYRVMPKMPLEQRIAHQAKRHGVSLEEATAHLKNYQTPPTSEPFIRLTSHSTGHEFSLYIGKTITDSTGDGHFGTYGLSRSAGVPEF; this comes from the coding sequence ATGAAATTTTATCAAGAAATGACCTTATTGCCCGATTCGGAAATTAGTCCTTATTTTTTGTGGACAAAGGTTTATACTCAATTACATATTGCGATTGCCGATGTCAAAAATACGCATGGTGTTCATGCGATTGGCGTAAGTTTTCCCAATTATCGCTATAGCAATGATAATGGCAAAATCTCAGGCACTTTGGGGCGTAAATTGCGTGTCTTTGCCCAAAGCGAAGATGAATTGGTCAAGCTGGATTTAAGCAAACAGCTTGAACGCTTGACAGACTATGTACACATCATCAGTATCAAACCAGTTCCTATCGACAAAATTACAGGTTATGCACAGTATTATCGCGTGATGCCGAAAATGCCACTTGAGCAGCGCATCGCGCACCAAGCCAAGCGACACGGCGTGTCATTAGAAGAAGCCACCGCGCATCTGAAAAACTACCAAACGCCGCCCACCAGTGAGCCGTTTATCCGCCTGACTAGCCACAGTACAGGGCATGAGTTTTCGCTGTATATTGGCAAGACTATCACAGATAGCACAGGCGATGGTCATTTTGGTACTTATGGGCTCAGCCGTAGCGCAGGCGTGCCTGAGTTTTGA
- the mazG gene encoding nucleoside triphosphate pyrophosphohydrolase has translation MTPSRDIADLLDLMARLRSDCPWDAKQTNQSLTPYAIEEAYELAEAIALGDMDDVKGELGDVLLQVVFHAHLYAEQDKFDFGDVIYTLMEKLIRRHPHVFDKENLKTDEDVKRRWDEIKAIENQGKPPRRVLDIKAGSSLMQAQAVQKAAVKVGFDWDDISGAVQKLHEEISELTELICDTDGNYLDKKDIDKQKASDELGDCFLSLVNIARKLDIDSEMAALGAVMKFKRRFGFIEDELAKRGKRPKDSDLSEMDRLWDLAKTQGL, from the coding sequence ATGACCCCAAGCCGTGATATTGCTGATTTGCTTGATTTGATGGCGCGCCTTCGTAGCGACTGCCCGTGGGATGCCAAGCAGACCAACCAAAGCCTTACGCCTTATGCCATCGAAGAAGCTTATGAGCTTGCCGAAGCGATCGCGCTTGGAGATATGGACGATGTCAAAGGCGAGCTTGGCGATGTGCTGTTGCAGGTCGTATTTCACGCGCATCTATATGCCGAGCAGGACAAGTTTGATTTTGGTGATGTGATTTATACCTTGATGGAGAAATTGATCCGCCGCCATCCCCATGTTTTTGATAAAGAAAATCTAAAAACTGATGAAGATGTCAAACGCCGCTGGGATGAGATCAAAGCCATCGAAAATCAAGGCAAGCCGCCACGCCGAGTTCTTGATATCAAAGCAGGCAGCAGTCTGATGCAAGCGCAAGCGGTACAAAAAGCAGCGGTTAAAGTTGGCTTTGATTGGGACGACATCAGTGGCGCGGTACAAAAGCTGCATGAAGAGATTAGCGAGCTGACCGAGCTGATCTGTGATACAGATGGCAATTATCTGGATAAAAAAGACATTGATAAACAAAAGGCTAGCGATGAATTGGGCGATTGTTTCTTAAGCCTTGTCAATATCGCGCGCAAGCTTGACATCGACAGCGAGATGGCGGCATTGGGCGCGGTGATGAAGTTCAAGCGACGCTTTGGCTTTATCGAAGATGAGCTAGCAAAGCGTGGCAAGCGACCCAAAGACAGTGATTTATCCGAGATGGATCGGCTGTGGGATTTGGCAAAGACGCAGGGCTTGTAA
- a CDS encoding ComEA family DNA-binding protein: MLIISHQSIAQSIIKTTEQTAAKCYPDVMSAYQVLVQNERKASAGVVNINTASVADLVALTGIGHNSAAAIVEYRNKHGRFTSVDELAKIKGIGKATIDKNRHRLAVMH, encoded by the coding sequence TTGTTAATAATTTCTCATCAATCCATCGCACAATCCATCATCAAAACCACCGAGCAGACCGCTGCCAAATGCTATCCTGATGTGATGAGCGCGTATCAAGTCTTGGTGCAAAACGAGCGTAAGGCAAGCGCAGGCGTGGTGAATATCAATACCGCAAGCGTCGCAGACTTGGTGGCTTTGACTGGTATCGGGCATAACAGCGCGGCTGCCATCGTCGAGTACCGTAACAAGCACGGACGATTTACTTCAGTGGATGAATTAGCCAAAATCAAAGGCATCGGCAAGGCGACGATTGACAAAAATCGCCACAGACTTGCCGTAATGCACTGA
- the pcnB gene encoding polynucleotide adenylyltransferase PcnB: MGRSPKKPKQHKIIRTTHSAKSLQLQKGSLPHSIVEVVGTLQKAGFEAYIVGGGVRDSLLGLLPKDFDAVTDARPHEIKAIFGGRCRIIGRRFQLAHVYSGREMIEVATFRAPPKDDTHTTDEGMLTRDNVWGTIEQDFARRDFSINALYYQPLKGEVIDFCGALDDVENKVLRLLGDARVRIEEDPVRLLRALRFKAKLGFEFDRDLAAQFHAENWALLEQVSAHRLYDETQKMFGGGYLTPLLPLLFDSGAMASLMTYPPEAPSALMMAVAKNTDRRINGGKSVNPAFVYAVLLWGNYLYQLAKFKKRGLPFHEAQLKAAEKTIDTQRLKTAIPKFAEQFITDIWMLQPKLVNPRIKDIANLERLPKFRAAFDFLVLRESFDDHPLTEPTNGMAAWWQTYQDAGSGHRAMMIEEFGNDVNAPKRRRNRGKASQNPELEQLRELSLRDEVITTRPEPLFVIDDKSAKANKDTIQSTERYAPPAPVFATVTYSEEDFAKLLANDEPYIPPSRHRKRKPSSSLSLVEKAAGISEEMLENTDTPKHHRKSAATKTVTKATVKTVAKAAEIIADAAELTAQGDVLAAPKKRSKKQAVEEAADKPKRRRSRKSNAKPKADDDV; encoded by the coding sequence ATGGGCAGATCGCCTAAAAAGCCAAAACAACATAAAATCATCCGCACCACGCATTCGGCGAAATCCTTGCAGCTGCAAAAAGGCAGTCTGCCGCACAGCATCGTCGAAGTGGTCGGCACACTACAAAAAGCAGGCTTTGAAGCATATATCGTCGGTGGCGGTGTGCGCGATAGCCTGCTTGGGCTTTTGCCCAAAGATTTTGATGCGGTGACGGACGCGCGCCCCCACGAGATTAAGGCGATTTTTGGGGGTCGCTGCCGTATCATCGGGCGTCGTTTTCAGCTTGCCCATGTTTATTCGGGTCGTGAGATGATCGAAGTGGCGACTTTTCGTGCGCCGCCGAAGGACGACACACACACCACCGATGAAGGAATGCTGACGCGTGACAATGTCTGGGGGACGATTGAGCAGGATTTTGCGCGCCGAGATTTTAGTATCAATGCCTTGTATTATCAGCCGCTGAAGGGCGAAGTGATCGACTTTTGTGGCGCACTTGATGATGTGGAAAATAAGGTGCTGCGTCTGCTTGGCGATGCGCGAGTGCGTATCGAAGAAGACCCTGTGCGCCTACTGCGTGCTTTGCGATTCAAGGCGAAATTGGGCTTTGAATTTGATCGCGATTTGGCGGCGCAGTTTCACGCGGAGAACTGGGCATTGCTTGAGCAGGTGTCTGCGCATCGACTGTATGATGAGACCCAAAAAATGTTCGGCGGTGGCTATTTGACGCCATTGCTGCCGCTGTTGTTCGATTCAGGCGCGATGGCAAGTTTGATGACTTATCCGCCTGAAGCGCCGTCGGCACTGATGATGGCGGTTGCCAAAAATACCGATCGCCGTATCAATGGCGGCAAAAGTGTCAATCCTGCCTTTGTTTATGCGGTGTTGCTGTGGGGTAATTATCTATATCAATTGGCGAAGTTTAAAAAGCGTGGCTTGCCATTTCATGAAGCGCAGCTTAAGGCGGCTGAAAAAACCATCGACACCCAAAGGCTTAAAACCGCGATTCCAAAATTCGCCGAGCAGTTCATCACCGATATTTGGATGCTGCAGCCTAAGCTTGTCAATCCGCGCATTAAGGACATTGCCAACCTTGAGCGACTGCCGAAATTTCGCGCGGCATTTGACTTTTTGGTCTTGCGCGAAAGCTTTGATGATCATCCGCTGACCGAGCCAACCAATGGCATGGCGGCATGGTGGCAAACTTATCAAGATGCTGGCAGTGGACATCGTGCGATGATGATCGAAGAATTTGGCAATGATGTCAATGCGCCAAAACGCCGCCGTAATCGCGGTAAAGCCAGTCAAAATCCTGAGCTTGAGCAGCTGCGAGAGCTGTCACTGCGTGATGAAGTCATCACCACGCGCCCTGAGCCGCTGTTTGTGATTGATGATAAATCAGCCAAAGCCAATAAAGATACGATTCAAAGCACCGAGCGATATGCGCCGCCTGCGCCTGTGTTTGCCACGGTGACTTATAGCGAAGAAGATTTTGCCAAATTGCTTGCCAATGATGAGCCGTACATTCCGCCATCGCGCCATCGTAAGCGCAAGCCATCGTCAAGCTTATCCTTGGTCGAAAAAGCTGCTGGCATAAGCGAAGAGATGCTTGAAAATACCGATACGCCCAAGCACCACCGCAAAAGCGCTGCGACAAAGACAGTGACAAAGGCAACGGTAAAGACAGTAGCGAAAGCTGCCGAGATCATCGCTGATGCTGCTGAACTGACCGCGCAAGGCGATGTCTTGGCTGCACCCAAAAAACGCAGCAAAAAACAAGCGGTAGAAGAAGCAGCTGACAAGCCCAAACGCCGCCGCAGCCGCAAATCCAATGCCAAGCCAAAGGCGGATGATGATGTCTAA
- the folK gene encoding 2-amino-4-hydroxy-6-hydroxymethyldihydropteridine diphosphokinase produces MSKITCFIGLGGNISNELGSPVDHIRHAVQAFENAEDFSNVVVSSLYRSAAYGVTDQPDFYNAVLMAQTTLEPLALLDFCQSLEQGAGRVRLRHWGERSLDVDVLLYGDQHIDTERLTVPHRELYLRNFVLIPLLEIAPSTQINGAPLADLPAAKDMAGIEILTDTSIKGIHDAVI; encoded by the coding sequence ATGTCTAAAATCACTTGCTTTATCGGCTTGGGTGGTAATATCAGCAATGAGCTGGGCAGCCCTGTGGATCATATTCGCCATGCGGTGCAAGCTTTTGAAAATGCTGAAGATTTTAGCAATGTCGTCGTATCGTCCCTGTACCGATCAGCGGCGTATGGCGTGACTGATCAGCCTGATTTTTATAATGCGGTGCTGATGGCGCAGACGACGCTTGAGCCGCTAGCTTTGCTTGATTTTTGTCAAAGTCTTGAGCAAGGTGCGGGGCGTGTGCGCCTGCGTCATTGGGGAGAGCGCAGCCTAGATGTCGATGTGCTGCTGTATGGTGATCAGCATATTGATACCGAGCGGCTGACCGTGCCACATCGTGAGCTGTATCTGCGTAATTTTGTGCTGATTCCACTGCTTGAGATCGCACCCAGTACGCAAATCAATGGCGCGCCACTTGCTGATCTGCCTGCTGCCAAGGACATGGCAGGGATTGAAATATTGACCGATACCTCCATAAAGGGAATTCATGACGCTGTGATTTGA
- the panB gene encoding 3-methyl-2-oxobutanoate hydroxymethyltransferase, with amino-acid sequence MSYLADAPKPPVNLSTLKKLKANGEKFSCLTCYDASFAHAMNQAGIETILVGDSLGMVVQGHDSTLPVSVADMAYHTANIKRANTSALILCDLPFLSYSTLNDAIESSRAVMQAGANVVKIEGGRELAETVKVLAAAGVPTCVHLGLTPQLVNVFGGYKVQGKTDAAAAKLLEDVKILVAAGAAMVLLECVPAALAKQVTEMVAVPVIGIGAGVDTDGQVLVMHDMLGIYTRKPAKFVKNFMTDSSNQTGDITGAFAAYHQAVKDKRFPSVEHTF; translated from the coding sequence ATGAGCTATCTAGCCGATGCCCCAAAGCCGCCAGTTAATTTATCTACACTAAAAAAACTCAAAGCCAATGGTGAGAAATTCTCTTGCCTAACTTGCTATGATGCCAGCTTTGCCCATGCGATGAACCAAGCGGGGATTGAGACGATTTTGGTCGGTGATAGCCTTGGCATGGTGGTGCAAGGACATGATTCTACCTTGCCTGTCAGTGTCGCGGACATGGCGTATCATACCGCGAATATCAAGCGCGCGAACACTTCAGCGCTGATCTTGTGCGATTTGCCATTTTTAAGCTATTCTACATTAAATGATGCCATCGAGAGCAGCCGTGCGGTAATGCAAGCAGGCGCAAATGTTGTCAAAATTGAAGGCGGTCGCGAGCTTGCTGAGACAGTCAAGGTGCTTGCCGCAGCAGGCGTGCCAACTTGTGTGCATCTAGGGCTAACACCACAGCTGGTGAATGTCTTTGGCGGTTATAAGGTGCAGGGCAAAACCGATGCTGCCGCTGCCAAGCTTTTAGAAGATGTTAAGATCTTGGTCGCGGCAGGCGCAGCGATGGTACTGCTTGAGTGTGTGCCTGCTGCCCTTGCCAAGCAAGTTACCGAGATGGTTGCTGTGCCTGTGATCGGTATCGGCGCAGGTGTGGATACAGACGGTCAGGTGCTGGTCATGCATGATATGCTCGGCATTTATACGCGTAAGCCTGCCAAGTTTGTCAAAAATTTCATGACTGACAGCAGTAACCAAACAGGTGACATCACAGGGGCGTTCGCTGCGTATCATCAAGCGGTGAAAGATAAGCGCTTCCCGAGCGTTGAACACACCTTTTAA
- a CDS encoding IS1595-like element ISEc69 family transposase, with translation MKITRCKLSKKVQVKLLEFFVLEVTARSAADLLEIHHNSAALFYHKIRLVIEYRLNLEACELFDGEVELDESYFGGIRKGKRGRGAAGKVAVFGLLKRNGKVYTACVKDTKAKTLMPIIASKIKPDSVVYTDSYRSYNALDVSDFKHFRINHSKEFANNHNHINGIENFWSQSKRILRKYNGIDKKHFHLFIKECEFRFNYGTPSNQLRLLRKWCGV, from the coding sequence ATGAAGATAACCCGTTGTAAATTAAGTAAAAAAGTTCAAGTTAAACTGCTTGAATTTTTTGTGCTTGAAGTCACCGCAAGATCAGCTGCTGATTTGTTAGAGATACATCATAATTCAGCTGCTTTGTTTTATCATAAAATTCGCTTGGTGATTGAATATCGCTTAAACCTTGAAGCTTGTGAATTATTTGACGGTGAAGTAGAATTGGATGAAAGCTATTTCGGTGGCATTCGTAAAGGCAAGCGTGGACGGGGTGCTGCTGGCAAAGTTGCCGTATTTGGTCTTTTAAAACGCAATGGTAAGGTTTATACTGCCTGTGTTAAAGATACCAAAGCTAAGACATTAATGCCTATTATTGCCAGTAAAATCAAACCTGATAGCGTGGTTTATACAGATAGCTATCGAAGTTATAATGCTTTAGATGTGAGTGATTTTAAACACTTTAGAATTAATCATTCCAAAGAATTTGCAAACAATCATAATCACATTAACGGCATTGAAAACTTTTGGTCGCAATCCAAACGCATTCTAAGAAAATATAACGGTATTGACAAAAAGCATTTTCATTTATTTATCAAAGAATGCGAGTTTAGATTTAACTATGGCACACCATCCAATCAATTAAGATTGTTAAGAAAATGGTGTGGGGTTTAG
- the panC gene encoding pantoate--beta-alanine ligase, translating to MQIFHSIDKLRQALSQASGKIALVPTMGNLHAGHLNLVKIAKAHADVVVVSIFVNPTQFGAGEDFDSYPRTLDADVTALETVAADFVFAPSVDEMYPTYPPSVQVLSGEITKLLCGKSRPTHFDGVGLVVSKLFNIVRPDIAVFGKKDYQQLAIIRQLNDELNFGIDIIGAEIVRADDGLALSSRNQYLTADERAVAPVLSQTLQAVAKALQTADIMDYDALIDAAKAKLQDAGFVVDYLEIYNQSLKTVSQSDDKLVILAAAWLGKARLLDNLEVVLAR from the coding sequence ATGCAAATTTTTCACAGCATTGATAAGCTGCGCCAAGCATTATCTCAAGCATCTGGCAAGATCGCACTTGTGCCGACGATGGGCAATCTGCACGCAGGTCATTTAAATTTGGTTAAGATTGCCAAGGCGCACGCCGATGTCGTGGTGGTGAGTATTTTTGTCAATCCGACGCAGTTTGGTGCAGGTGAAGATTTTGACAGTTATCCGCGCACGCTCGATGCTGATGTCACCGCGCTAGAGACGGTGGCGGCTGACTTTGTATTCGCGCCAAGTGTTGATGAGATGTATCCGACTTATCCGCCGAGTGTGCAGGTTTTATCAGGCGAGATCACCAAGCTGTTGTGCGGTAAATCGCGCCCGACGCACTTTGATGGCGTGGGCTTGGTGGTGAGCAAACTGTTTAACATCGTGCGTCCTGACATCGCTGTCTTTGGCAAAAAAGACTATCAGCAGCTTGCCATCATTCGTCAGCTGAACGATGAGCTGAATTTTGGCATCGACATCATCGGTGCTGAGATCGTCCGTGCTGATGATGGGCTTGCCTTATCATCGCGCAATCAGTATCTGACCGCCGATGAGCGCGCGGTCGCCCCTGTGTTATCACAAACCTTGCAAGCGGTGGCAAAAGCGCTACAAACTGCCGACATCATGGATTATGATGCTCTGATCGATGCCGCCAAAGCCAAGCTGCAAGATGCAGGCTTTGTGGTGGATTATTTAGAAATTTATAACCAATCGCTCAAAACCGTCAGCCAAAGCGATGACAAACTGGTGATTTTGGCGGCGGCGTGGCTTGGTAAGGCGCGACTTTTGGATAATCTAGAAGTGGTGCTTGCGCGCTGA